In Oceanobacillus sp. FSL K6-2867, one DNA window encodes the following:
- a CDS encoding DUF2877 domain-containing protein: MNDFNKKIKRNGSSLIRWEANTVSEIVLQILQNQSNGIVHSVFNNSFNLIFGDRMIHIGSVGNGVAPFGIGMEHMNAQLFTKQTSANLPVQWDSYNQLLIIANKHSLSLKQALRTNHKLSEQAFNTASIQRNLEWISSALRHQSWQTGLAQTAEEKEFIIDYLLSKKMTDANQSLFNKFDEVVFAMVNGQGLDDVKKVFDYWIGRGLGLTPSGDDLLTGICASLSILHGTSNHFHLLLRDYVKQYGLQRTTQVGYEYLFYAAQHEYHSHLVQLCSALLTQQESELSTVLEEMRAIGHTSGTDTIIGVLLGMSIAIR, encoded by the coding sequence ATGAACGATTTTAATAAGAAAATCAAGCGCAATGGTAGTTCATTGATTAGATGGGAAGCAAATACCGTAAGTGAAATTGTCCTCCAGATTCTTCAAAACCAGTCAAATGGTATCGTTCATAGCGTTTTCAATAATAGCTTTAATTTGATTTTTGGTGATAGAATGATTCACATTGGTTCCGTTGGAAATGGTGTGGCCCCGTTCGGTATTGGAATGGAGCATATGAATGCACAATTGTTCACGAAGCAAACCAGTGCAAATCTTCCGGTCCAGTGGGATTCATATAATCAGCTGTTAATTATTGCGAACAAACATTCACTCTCTTTAAAACAAGCATTACGAACAAATCATAAGCTTTCTGAACAAGCGTTTAATACTGCAAGCATTCAGCGTAATTTAGAATGGATATCTTCTGCATTACGCCATCAGTCATGGCAAACTGGGTTAGCTCAGACAGCCGAAGAAAAGGAATTCATTATTGATTATCTCTTATCAAAGAAAATGACAGATGCTAATCAGTCGCTGTTTAATAAGTTTGATGAAGTAGTATTTGCTATGGTAAATGGCCAAGGTTTAGATGATGTGAAAAAAGTCTTTGATTATTGGATTGGCAGAGGGCTGGGCCTTACACCGAGTGGTGATGATCTTCTGACAGGAATATGTGCAAGTCTTTCGATTTTGCATGGAACATCAAATCACTTCCATTTACTGCTTAGAGATTATGTGAAGCAATATGGGTTGCAACGTACAACGCAAGTAGGCTATGAATACCTCTTTTATGCAGCACAGCATGAATATCATTCCCACTTAGTCCAATTATGCTCAGCTCTGCTTACACAGCAGGAGTCTGAATTATCAACTGTACTAGAAGAAATGAGAGCGATTGGACATACATCGGGAACAGATACAATAATTGGTGTTTTACTGGGCATGAGTATTGCTATTCGTTGA
- a CDS encoding uracil/xanthine transporter yields MKELLKSSNWISGLQWLFFIFTNIVVIPITVGAAFELSQETIVSMLQLSFIVTGLACIIQALFGHHRAIMEGQSGLWWGVILTLVNTAVAQGMPLDVLGGSLTVGVIISGVLTILIGITGIGPLIAKLFNSGVMGVFMFLFAAQLVGIFLKGMLGIPFGNIPGEVNIDPAVSLLSIVIALLVIIISIKGSANVRKYALLIGIIIGWIAYAIIFETESVAGGQASGFSFELFPLGSPAWDIGIILTVVLTGLLNTANTFGALKGTDSMYGTAATNKQYRNSFTLTGLVTGFAGMFGLVPYSPYVSSIGFLNQTGIYNRMPFLLGGFMFFMMGVIPPVGAFFSTLPLSIGSAVLFVSYLQIVISSRNFFSLVKWNTRNVYRSAIPLFVGIIIMTMPAYYFNSLPEIIRPLLSNGLIVGITLALILENLISWDKID; encoded by the coding sequence ATGAAGGAGTTACTAAAATCTAGTAACTGGATATCGGGCTTACAATGGCTCTTTTTTATTTTTACAAATATCGTTGTTATACCGATAACAGTAGGAGCTGCGTTTGAATTATCACAAGAAACAATTGTTTCAATGCTTCAGTTATCATTCATTGTGACTGGTCTTGCTTGTATTATTCAGGCATTATTTGGTCACCATCGTGCAATTATGGAAGGACAGTCGGGATTATGGTGGGGTGTTATCCTTACACTTGTTAATACAGCTGTAGCTCAAGGGATGCCTTTAGATGTACTTGGCGGCAGTTTAACGGTTGGTGTTATTATTTCTGGTGTTCTGACAATATTGATTGGCATCACTGGGATTGGCCCACTGATTGCAAAGCTTTTTAACTCAGGTGTTATGGGTGTATTTATGTTTTTATTTGCAGCTCAGTTGGTTGGTATCTTTTTGAAAGGAATGCTAGGTATTCCTTTTGGAAATATTCCGGGAGAGGTAAATATTGACCCAGCGGTTTCATTACTTTCGATTGTCATTGCACTTCTCGTAATTATTATTAGTATTAAAGGTTCAGCAAACGTTCGAAAATATGCACTGCTGATTGGAATTATTATTGGCTGGATTGCATATGCAATCATTTTCGAAACAGAGTCAGTGGCAGGCGGCCAAGCAAGTGGATTCAGTTTTGAATTATTCCCGCTTGGAAGTCCAGCATGGGATATTGGAATTATTTTAACTGTAGTTCTTACTGGTTTATTAAATACAGCTAATACGTTTGGTGCACTAAAAGGAACGGATAGTATGTATGGAACTGCTGCAACGAATAAACAGTACCGTAATTCGTTTACTTTAACTGGTTTGGTGACAGGGTTTGCCGGTATGTTTGGTCTTGTGCCTTATTCACCATATGTATCATCAATTGGTTTTCTAAATCAAACGGGTATTTATAATAGGATGCCATTTTTACTTGGTGGGTTTATGTTCTTTATGATGGGAGTAATTCCGCCTGTTGGGGCATTCTTCTCAACGCTTCCATTAAGTATTGGTAGTGCTGTATTATTTGTTTCTTACTTGCAGATTGTGATTTCATCGAGGAACTTCTTTAGCCTTGTAAAATGGAATACAAGAAATGTATACCGTTCGGCAATCCCATTATTTGTAGGTATTATTATCATGACAATGCCAGCATATTATTTTAATTCATTACCAGAAATCATTCGTCCATTATTAAGCAATGGCTTAATTGTCGGTATTACGCTTGCGTTAATTCTGGAAAATCTAATATCCTGGGATAAAATTGACTAG